In Penaeus vannamei isolate JL-2024 chromosome 15, ASM4276789v1, whole genome shotgun sequence, the following are encoded in one genomic region:
- the LOC138864128 gene encoding periaxin-like yields MSKVVEPGSESGAVGEAQEEVNSAFCQLKDFVWRGLEEVREEAVPPVPVGKEKEVPAAVPPVPEKEVPAAVPPVPVGKEKEVPAAVPAVPVGKEKEVPAAVPPVPVDKEKEVPEAVPPEKEVPEAVPAVPVVKEKEVSEAVPPEKEISEAVLPKKEVPEFVSAVPVVKEKEVSEAVPPEKEVPEVVPPKKEIPEAVPPEKEAPEVVPPKKEVPEAVPAVPVVKEKEVSEAVPPEKEVPEVVPPKKEIPEAVPPEKEAPEVVPPKKEVPEAVPAVPVVKEKEVSEAVPPELCHRRRKYQKLCHRRRKYQKLCQLYR; encoded by the exons ATGTCGAAGGTTGTAGAGCCAGGAAGTGAGAGCGGCGCCGTCGGGGAAGCTCAG GAAGAAGTGAATAGTGCGTTCTGCCAATTGAAAGACTTTGTGTGGCGTGGGCTGGAGGAAGTGCGGGaagaagctgtgccacctgtaccggtaggcaaggagaaggaagtacctgcagctgtgccacctgtacca gagaaggaagtacctgcagctgtgccacctgtaccagtaggcaaggagaaggaagtacctgcagctgtgccagCTGTACcagtaggcaaggagaaggaagtacctgcagctgtgccacctgtaccggtag acaaggagaaggaagtaccagaagctgtgccaccggagaaggaagtaccagaagctgtgccagcTGTACCGGTagtcaaggagaaggaagtatcagaagctgtgccaccggagaaggaaatATCAGAAGCTGTGctaccgaagaaggaagtaccagaattTGTGTCAGCTGTACCGGTagtcaaggagaaggaagtatcagaagctgtgccaccggagaaggaagtaccagaagttgtgccaccgaagaaggaaataccagaagctgtgccaccggagaaggaagcaCCAGAAgttgtgccaccgaagaaggaagtaccagaagctgtgccagcTGTACCGGTagtcaaggagaaggaagtatcagaagctgtgccaccggagaaggaagtaccagaagttgtgccaccgaagaaggaaataccagaagctgtgccaccggagaaggaagcaCCAGAAgttgtgccaccgaagaaggaagtaccagaagctgtgccagcTGTACCGGTagtcaaggagaaggaagtatcagaagctgtgccaccggagctgtgccaccggagaaggaagtaccagaagttgtgccaccgaagaaggaagtaccagaagctgtgccagcTGTACCGGTag